From the Manis pentadactyla isolate mManPen7 chromosome 7, mManPen7.hap1, whole genome shotgun sequence genome, one window contains:
- the CLDN12 gene encoding claudin-12 — translation MGCRDVHAATVLSFLCGIASVAGLFAGTLLPNWRKLRLITFNRNEKNLTVYTGLWVKCARYDGSSDCLMYDTTWYSSVDQLDLRVLQFALPLSILIAVSALLLCLIGMCNTAFRSSVPNIKLAKCLVNSAGCHLVAGLLFFLAGTVSLSPSIWVIFYNIYLNKKFEPVFTFDYAVYVTMASAGGLFMTSLLLFIWYCACKSLPSPFWQPLYCHPPSMHTYAQPYSARSRLSAIEIDIPVVSHTT, via the coding sequence ATGGGCTGTCGGGATGTCCACGCAGCCACAGTCCTCTCCTTCCTGTGTGGAATCGCCTCAGTAGCAGGCCTCTTTGCGGGGACTCTGCTTCCCAACTGGAGAAAATTACGGCTGATCACGTtcaacagaaatgagaaaaacctGACTGTTTACACAGGCCTGTGGGTGAAGTGTGCCCGGTATGATGGGAGCAGTGACTGCCTGATGTACGACACTACTTGGTACTCCTCTGTTGACCAGCTGGATTTGCGGGTCCTCCAGTTTGCCCTGCCTCTCAGCATCCTGATTGCAGTGAGCGCCCTGCTGCTCTGCCTGATTGGAATGTGCAACACTGCCTTCAGGTCCTCCGTGCCCAACATCAAATTGGCCAAGTGTCTGGTCAATAGTGCAGGCTGCCACCTTGTGGCTGGGCTGCTGTTTTTCCTGGCTGGTACTGTGAGCCTCTCTCCATCCATCTGGGtcatattttataacatttatcTGAACAAGAAGTTTGAGCCAGTCTTTACCTTTGACTATGCAGTGTATGTCACTATGGCTAGTGCTGGGGGCCTGTTTATGACTTCCCTTCTGCTGTTTATTTGGTACTGTGCATGCAAATCTTTGCCTTCTCCTTTCTGGCAACCACTATACTGCCATCCTCCCAGTATGCATACTTACGCACAGCCCTATTCAGCACGCTCCCGCCTCTCTGCCATTGAAATTGACATTCCAGTAGTTTCACACACCACCTAA